The Spirosoma sp. SC4-14 DNA window CGTCATCTTCTACCATGAGCGTCAGGTTATCGGTATGAAACAGCAATTGGACCTGTACTTGTTGAGCCTGAGCGTGTTTTTGAGCATTGTGAACGAGTTCTGATACAATTCGATACGCATTCAGTTCAATTTCGGGAGCCAGCCGTTTGGGGGCGCCGAAGGTTGAAAACCGAAACCGGGCATCGTTTAGCGAATTCATCAGTTGCTGCACACTTCCTACCAGGCCCTGGCGTTCGAAATCGGGCGGCATCAGGTTGTGGGCAATGCTACGGATTTTATCGCTAGCCTTGGCCGTAATTTTTCGAATGCCCTGAATGGTTTGATGTAATTCGTTGACCGAGTTGCTTTGCAAACTTAGCTCTAGTTGGTGATTGATCGTGGCAATAACGCCACCGAGGTCATCGTGTAGATCGGCCGCAATTCGCTGGCGCTCGGTGTCCTGGGTAATTATAACTTCCTGTTGGATTATGTTTAACTGAAGCAGTATGGTTTCGCGTTCGTTTATTGCTTGCCGGATGGTGCCTATGCCAAGCACAATGATTTCGAATAAGGGAGCATAATACCGGAAATAGTAATGCCAGTTCTGGGCCGTAATGAGATTGGAGCTTGCTAAAACCCGGATAAAAACAATAAACAATAAGGGTACGATTGCAACCAAATAAAGCGCTGCTTCCTTACTGCCCCGTTGTTTACTAATCAGTAAACTAAGAAAAACAAACACAGGGATTAATCCATTTATAAAGAGCGAAATCTCCGCCATTGCGTTTGTAAATGGGTTGACAATTAGAAGGAAAAGCCAGATGGCGAGCAAGGCAACAAGACTATAATGAGTCCGTAAAAGCCAATTCGGTAAACGCTTGATAGGCTTATATATATACTGTTTTGTGAATAGTAAATTGGCTAACCAGCTTAATGAAACACCAATTGCGTAGGATTTCAGGGCATTGAAAGGGGCGGGAGCATAATGGGCCAGAAAACCTTCGGCTGTCAGGTCATACATTGCCGTACCGATTGCATGTATTGCATAAAAAAGCCATAGAGTGTTCCGAAGGAATATAAATACGAGCAGGCCGACCAAACCAACAAAAATCAGGATAGTAGCTGAAACTAAAAAAGCAGTAGTTTCTTTGGTGGCACGAATGTCAAATGCTGTCCGATCCCAGACGGAAATAGGGGTAATCAGCGTGCCATTTTTTTCCTGCGCCCGAATATAAGCGCGTACCGATTCACCAGGCTTTAACTCCAGTGGAAAGGCAAAGTAGCGCGACGGGACTTCCCGGCTCCAAAGAGGTGTTTGCCAGCTATAATGCTCAATCTGCTGGATTATTTTTCCATTCTTCAAAACATAAAAACTCATTTCATCGGCATACACAATATCGACTTCGACGGTAAGTTGCCTCGATTGAGTATCAACGTTTTGACAGCTAAAGGTTAGCCAGTGGACAAGTCCATCTGTGGCAAAGTTCGGTTGTTCTGTACGAGATAGTTGAAAACGACTGGTATCTAAGTCGTAAACGGACAACTGATTGGTCGAATCCGTGAAAATGGATAAACAGCCTGACAGATAGGAACTTTTGAATGTAGAGCCTATTTGTAGGCAGGGTTGTGCCTGACTCTCAAAAGAAGCTACAAAAAATATCAGCCACAGGAGACCCCTTCGCATACAGATCAGTGGTAAGGCACTGTCATTCATTTATTACTACAAAATAATGAGACATAAAGAGATTAAAAAAATCCCCCTCAAGGGGGATTGTCAGGGGAGGCTTCTCCAACGGAACTTTGTCGTGTTCAAATCACTATCCACACCTTTTTGGATAAAATCATTCATAATTATTCACTTAAAAACACCTTTTTTATGGAAAGTTTAGAGAAACCTAGCTACGAAATCAATATTGATTGGATGTGGTCACAGGAAGGAGCTTGCGGAAAGCCAGTTTGCTTGTTCTTTGTAGTTTGGCCGGTTAATCCAACTTTGGTGAGAGGCCCGTTATCAGCGCGTGACTGTGTACGGCAATCAATTTACTGGACAGTAAATAATGGAAGGCCAGACATTGGGATAAGATGGTTAATGGCTGGACAAGCACATAATGGTGCAGCCCAATTGGATTTGCTCCAACATGCTCCCCAGGCATTAGCCTATGCTATTCGTACTTATAGTGCTCAATTTGCTGTGAGTGAGGAAAAAATGATTGAATTTTCTCCCTCTGAAATTCTGTCTTTCCCAAAACAGGTAAACAATTTAGAACCTGCTTCTTGGGAAGATCTAATGGACATAGTAGAGGATGTGAAACCAATTGAGATAGCTATCCCAATCGACATTAAGTGAGAGTAGTTGTGTGTATTGTGCGTGGGCGGGGACGTGTTTTCTAAATACCATAGTTGAAAATCTTATTCATGACCAGGAGACTGTCGGCCTGAAAATCGATTGTATCGAAATCGACATCCCAGAAAGCAGTCCGCGAAAGATTGGGCCTTGATACATACTGATTCATCGACTGAATACGTTTTCGCAAATATGGTTAATCCATCGAAATTTAAAAGCCACCCCTTTTTAACGGTGTGGCTTTTAGTTTGCAAACAGGGTATGTACGGAATCTTACCGATTCATCGAAATCAGGAATTCTTCGTTGTTGCGCGTACCCCGCATGCGTTCGAGCAGAAAATCCATCGTTTCCATTGGGTTCATGTCGGCCATATGTTTACGCAAAATCCAGACACGTTGCAATGTTTCTTTGTCGAGCAGCAAATCTTCGCGACGTGTACCTGAAGCCAGTACATCGACCGCCGGATAAACCCGCTTGTTGGCCAGTTTCCGGTCGAGCTGGAGTTCCATGTTACCCGTGCCTTTGAATTCTTCAAAAATTACTTCGTCCATCTTGGAGCCGGTGTCGATCAGGGCTGTTGCGATAATGGTCAGCGAACCGCCATTTTCTACGTTCCGGGCAGCCCCGAAGAACCGCTTCGGACGGTGCAGCGCGTTGGCATCGACACCCCCCGACAGAATTTTACCCGACGAAGGAACAACCGTATTATAAGCACGGGCCAGGCGCGTAATGGAATCAAGCAGAATCACCACATCGTGTCCGCACTCGACCATGCGTTTGGCTTTTTCCAGTACCATGCTCGATACTTTCACATGCCGGTCGGCCTGTTCATCGAATGTCGACGAAATAACTTCGGCATTGACGCTGCGGGCCATATCCGTTACTTCTTCTGGCCGTTCGTCAATCAGCAGCACAATCAGATAAACCTCAGGGTGGTTTTTGGTAATGGCATTGGCAATTTCTTTGAGCAGTACTGTTTTGCCTGTTTTAGGCTGGGCAACAATCATACCGCGCTGGCCTTTTCCAATAGGAGCAAACAGATCCAAAATCCGTGACGAAAAATTTTCGGGCCGGTTGCTGAGGTGGAGTTGCTCTTCCGGAAACAGAGGAGTGAGGTACTCGAACGGAATCCGGTCGCGGATTTCTTCCGTTGTTTTTCCATTTACAGTCGAAACCCGAAGTAGGGCAAAGTATTTTTCGCCTTCTTTAGGTGGGCGGATTGCGCCCCGAACGGTGTCGCCGGTTTTCAGACCGAATAATTTAATCTGCGAAGGTGACACATAAATATCGTCGGGGCTGGCCAGGTAGTTGTAGTCGGCTGAACGGAGAAAGCCATAGCCGCCATCCTGCATAATTTCCAGAACACCTTCATTATCGATTATGCCATCGAACTCCCGGATGTGCTGATTATACTGCCGACGAATCCGATTCTGGTATTCCTGAGCGTCGCGAGTTGCCTGTTGAACCGGTGGCTGAGGTTGGGGTTGGGGTAATCCCTGGGGTGTTTCAGATGGCGTTTCCGGAGACTGAACCTCGTTCATGGGCACGGTAGACTCACCCGCCGATTGCATATTGCCTGCATTATCTTCTGAAATGACGGTAGGAGTCATGAATTCTTCATCCGATTGACTACCCAGTGTCAGCGCGGTTTCGTCGGTTACGGCGCGGTGTGTACGAGGGCGTTGTTCACGAAAACCACGCTCTTGACCACCAGTATCGCGTGGGCTAAATTCGCGACGAGGATTGGCATTGTCGCGCTGACCTCGATCCGAATTGCCTGGCTCCCGAGAGTCCCGATTATTTTCTAACCGTGGCCGGTTGCCAGCGTCGCGCGAGCCTGATTGAGACGTATCGGGACGCTGATTACGTTGACGGTTACCATCGGGACGGGCGTTATTAGTACGGTCGTTCCGTTGTTGACCTGGTTCGTTGGTTCGGAATGACGGATTTGAGCGGTCGCGACTGGTTTCGTTCCGGTTACGTACAACTGTATTCGTCACTTCGGCCCGCTCTTCTGCCGGAGCCGGAGCTTCGGTTGGCGATGGTGTTGGTTGAGGGGTTTCGGTTGCCAGCGGTTGAGTATCAGTAGGAAAAGAGCCTGGTGCTGTTTCAATAGGCGTTGTTTCCGGAACTGTAGTCATGCCATCTTCTGGAGTGGGAGCCGGAATGTCGGCCGCATCGGCATCGCGCCGAACGCGTTGCCGTGTCCGTTGGCTAGGCGTTTTTTCGGCTGTTGCGGGCTTGCTGGGCTCGATTACCTCAGCAGGAGCGGGAGTAACGGCAGCCGTTTTGGTCCGGCGACTTCGGCGTGGAGATTCCTCAACAGGGGTTGTATCTTCAGGACCTGGCCGTTCCGATTGCAGCTTTAATATTTCGTATATGAGTTTTTCTTTCGTGAATTTGGCAATGTTACGGATGCCAAACTGCTCGGCAATAGGGTGAAGCTCCGAGAGAAGCTTCATATCTAATTCTTCTTTCTTTAACATAAGGTGCAGGTTATCAATAAACCTTAAAAAAGACCGTTGATACGGGAATAGTGAAAAAATGGGGCTTGATTGAGTGTAGGGGGGCAGTTTATCGGGCCGACTGGCTGTGACTGTATACGATGATCGATGAGATCGCTGGTTGCCAAATGAAACTAACCTGAAAAGTTCAGAATATGTGTGCTATGCTAATAAGTCAAAAATAAACAAGACGTAGTTTGCCTGATACAAACGTGGGAGTCTGGTGAGGCCAGACACGGTGGTTAATAAATTGGGTTGGAAAATCGGAAAATCCGTCGTAACTCTGAATTGCTACTAGGGAAGAATATTACCTGCCTGCAGGATTAATACAGACAAAGGTAACGAACAAATCCGGTTTTGTCAAGATAACGTTATTAATTGGAAAATGTTTCCCTTATTTTATTCGATTATGCGATGGATAGCTGGTTATTCGCTATCTATAGCTATTATCAATACTAATCTACAACAGAAATATCAGATTGTTGCATAGTGAACTAAATAATCCTTAAAAATCCTTAAAAAGGCAGTATTTAACAATGGTTGCACCCGAAACTGTCGTTACCTTTCGGGTACGATCAGGAAACGAGTGTGCATACTCACCAATACGTACTAATGAATCTTGTTATTGATTGGGGAAATTCAAGCCTTAAAGTTGGATGGTTCGACGACGATACGTTGCTGGAAACCCGGCATTATGAGAAGGTTCAGGATCTGATGGCCGAGCTGGCCCTACGAAATACAACCAACAAATCACTGGCTCACATTCTGGTTTCGTCAACAAGTCGTTCGGCTACAGACATTCAGGCTCAACTGATTCGTGCTGATTGCGAGGTGTGGGTGCTGGATTCGGGGAGCCCTGTTCCAATTTATAAGGACTACGATACCCCCCATACACTCGGAACGGACCGAATTGCGGCCGCTGTTGGAGCCACGGCTTTGTTTCCTGAACAGGATTGTTTGGTTATCGATCTGGGTACCTGCATGACTGCTGATTTGGTTGTGAGTGGAACTGTTTTTCGGGGCGGATTGATTTCGCCCGGATTGCGAATGCGGTTCCGGGCGATGCATGAACAGACAGCCCGGTTGCCTTTGGTTGATCTGGCTGAAGATTGGCCAGTACTGACAGCCCGAACTACGCGGGATGCTATGCAAAGTGGAGTTATGAATGGAATGCTGTTTGAAATCAATGGCCTCATTGACCAATATCGTCTGGAATACCCGAATCTGGTGATTTTGGTATGTGGGGGCGATGCTCCAGTTTTTGAAAGTCGTTTGAAACAGCCGATATTTGCAGTGCCGGAATTGGTGCTGGTGGGATTGAATCGAATTTTACGCTATAATGTTGAGAATTTACACGCGGATAAGCCGGGTACTATGTATTAGTTTGCTGGCCACTGCCGCGACGTCGCCGATAGTGCTGAGCCAGGGATTAGGTAGCTCACCGTATTCAGCACTGGGTCTTGGAGAACTCTACCCACTGGGTAATGCTACCAATATTGGAATGGGCGGAATTGGAATCAGTAATGCCAGTCCATTCTATCTGAATCTGCAAAATCCGGCTTTGCTCGGAAGCCGGCCACCCTATACGGTGTTTGAAGTTGGTCTGGTTGGGCAGTCGCAGGTGCTTAGCCAGAATGCCGGGAATTCGAACCTGGTACAACGCAATTTCGGCGGCAATCTGGGTTATCTGGCACTGGCTTTTCCAGCCAGCTCGCGCTGGAGTATGTCGCTGAACCTCAGGCCTTATACGTACGTAAATTATTCGCTTACACAGACTGATCTGTTTCCAGAAGGCACATCGGCTGTTAGGTATAATTATACGGGGAAAGGTGGCTTAAACAAGGCATCCTTTGCAACAGGTTACCGCTTTTTCAAGAATTTGTATTTCGGTTTCGAGGCCTCGTTCCTGTTCGGTAATATTACTTACTCTTCCGATTCACGGATAATTATTAGCCAGATTGGCATTACGGATCCAAATAGCGTTGTTACCCAGCTAAGCCGAACGAACTATAAAGATGTTGTCTGGAAATTAGGGGCCGCCTGGCGCCCGAAACTAAGCGATAACTGGGTGCTAAACCTGGGAGCTACCTATGATCCCCAAATGCGGGTAAAGGCGAGCCAGACCGAAATTTATCAGGAAACAACAAATGCAGGGCTTAACCTGGGAGCGGCCGATACGTTGCGTAATAACTCGGCGGGGCATGCAACGCTGCCAGAGCAGCTTCATTTTGGGGTTAGTCTGGAACGGCTGAACCGCTTTCTGGTTGGGGTCGATGTCGGTTTTCAGAAGTGGGGGCAATACAGAACTGTCGATAACAAAGCAGGTAATCTGAACGATGGTATGACAGTTGCAACGGGTCTGGAATATACGCCCAAGCCTACGTCGAACAAATATACCGACCTGATCACATATCGGGCTGGTTTTCAGTATAATCAAATGCCCTATAAGCTGCTGGGCAATCAGATTAACGATGTTAACGTAAGCGCTGGGGTATCGCTGCCTGTTGGGGCTTATTATGTTAACCATATCACCTTATCGCTGGTGGGTGGGCAACGTGGTGTCCTGACCGGGCATCAGATTCGGGAACAGTATGTACGGATTGCTTTAGGATTCTCATTGACCGACCGCTGGTTCAGAAAACCAGTGATTGATTAAATGGTTTGAAAACTTACCCGATCGCCGTCGTGTTATGCTGATAGCATCCACATAGCTTACCCAATGAATCTGAGTCGTTTATTAGTTGTTTTGCCCATTTTTCTGCTGAGCGTATGGCTGAGTGGCTGTGGTGAACCGAAAACGGGCAAAAAAGTAGAGCCATACCAGGGGCCAATCGAAGAAATCAACGATGTTCGATTGCTATATAGTGAGGCCGCAAAACTGAAAGTTAAGTTAACAACAGCCAAACAGTATCGCTATCTGAACGATAACCGAAAATACCCCAAGCCAGTAAATATCATTTTTTATGGCCCTGGTGGCGAGGAGGTTACTACGCTCGTTTCTGATTCGGGCCGCTACGACAAAGCCAAAGACCTGTATACGGTTATGGGGCATGTTGTGGTTGTGAATAAGCAAAAACAGGAAAAATTATTGACTTCGGAGCTTAACTGGAATCCGGTTACCAAGAAAGTATTTACCGACAAACACGTTGCTGTTATCAGTCAGCTTTCCGGCGAAAAACTCTACGGGCTGGGGCTGGATGCGAACCAGGATTTTTCGCAGTACTCAATTCGAAAGCCAACAGGCGTGTTTAATATGGAAGGCGGCCCCGGTATTTAAATCAAAATAGTATTGTCCACAGAGGTACAGCGCTTTTTTCTTTGTGTTCTCTGTGGACAATAGTTTATAACGCTACTCGTGAGCACTTCCAGCCCTACTCACGGTGTTTGCATTTTTGCAGAATTGGTGTAACTGTCTTAACATCAGTAACTTTTGTTTCCCCTCCCCATTCGTTATACAGGTAAGTGGTTAGCTCAGCTACTTCCAGATCGCTAAGTTGAGGTTGAGCGGGCATCGGCCGATTGTAGGTTTTGCCATTAACAACGAGTGCCCCTTGATGACCATAACGAATCAGGCAAATCACATCCGATTTGTTGGTTAGGTAATCTGCTCCCGCAATAGGAGGGTATAAGGATGCCAGACCTTGCCCTTTGTTTTGGTGGCAGTTAGCGCATGTATTTTTATAAATTAAGATCCCCTCGGTAATATACCGCTGCCGTTTTATCTCCTGATCGTCCTGACAGGATATACTCCCCAAAAAAATAAGGACTACGAGGGATAACCCACTCCAAAATCGCATCATTGTTTATATTCGGCCAGTAGCCGGTCCATATCGTTCATCAATTTGCCGACCCCGGCTTCGGTTGTGCCATCATAAAGGCCCCGAATGTGTTTGTCTTTGTCAATCAGAATAAAGGCACCACTATGCACAACACCGCCAACTGCTGACGAATCCTGCTGTGCAGTTACCATATAACTGTTCTGGCCAATGTCGTAGATTTTTTCCCGGTCGCCGGTTACAAATAACCATTGGCGCCCCGTGATTCCTAAATTGTCTGCAAACTCTTTCAATACAGGTACCGTATCGTGTTCGGGGTCTATCGAATGCGAAAGTAAAGCAACATCAGGATTATTCTTATACTTTTCGTAGACTCGCTTAAGCTGTACTTTCATTTTCGGGCAAATGGTTGGGCATGACGTAAAGAAAAAATCGGCAACATAGATTTTGTTGGCGAAGGTTTTAGCCGTAACCGTATCGCCATACTGACTAAGAAAGTTGAAATCGGGAATCGTATGATAAACCGAATCTGTAACTAATTTGCCATCAACTGTTTTGAGTACTGCTTTGCGCTGACCCAGAATTGGCAATTTATCGCCCGATGAAGTACAACTCCAGCCTAGTATAGTCAGACCCGATAAAACGATCCAGGCATTAAGGTTTGGCCATAAACGTAGTCGCTTCAGAAAGGCTATTGTTGATTTTTGTTTTAACATCGGAGATTTGTTCTTTTTGCTGATCCAGGTAGCGGAGGGCATCTTTGGTCGACAAGCTGGCAATCGTATCATTTTTATATTGATCCATCCAGCGCATCATCAGGCTGTCAGCAACGTTCAAGTCTCTGACAATTCGTTGTGCCTGATCGCGCTCTTCGTCAAGGCGAAGAGTAGCTGTACCTGTTGCTTTTGCGCTGTCGAGCGAGGCAATTCGGGCTTTTACTACTTTCCGCATTTTCATGACATCGTCAATTAGCGGCATAATATCGTCATGAATGGCGAAAACATCATTTTCCGCTTGCCTGACAGTTTCTTCATCTGATTGATTACAAGCTACCCAAAGAAAGGCCAGACTGAAGATTCCGACAAGTTGTAAAATAGGCTTAAGCATAAAAACGGTAGGAAAACGAAAGAAACAGGAGGTAAATGAATGGCATATGCGCTATGGCTGAACAAACCGTCATGTCATAGCGCATACGTGTCATATATCATCTATTGGCAGTTGCCGTAGCGCGTTGTTTCAGAATTTCGCGGGCATTTTTTAGCGCGCTGGCCGAAGGATTTTTACCGCCAATCATCTGGGCTATTTCTGCAACCCGTTCGTCGAAAGTAAGTTTTTTAATTCGACTGACTGTTTTGGACGACGAATGATCCTTAAAGACGAAATAATGAGCATTACCCTGTCCGGCAATCTGATGCAAGTGTGTGATGGCGATGATTT harbors:
- a CDS encoding c-type cytochrome — its product is MMRFWSGLSLVVLIFLGSISCQDDQEIKRQRYITEGILIYKNTCANCHQNKGQGLASLYPPIAGADYLTNKSDVICLIRYGHQGALVVNGKTYNRPMPAQPQLSDLEVAELTTYLYNEWGGETKVTDVKTVTPILQKCKHRE
- the rho gene encoding transcription termination factor Rho codes for the protein MLKKEELDMKLLSELHPIAEQFGIRNIAKFTKEKLIYEILKLQSERPGPEDTTPVEESPRRSRRTKTAAVTPAPAEVIEPSKPATAEKTPSQRTRQRVRRDADAADIPAPTPEDGMTTVPETTPIETAPGSFPTDTQPLATETPQPTPSPTEAPAPAEERAEVTNTVVRNRNETSRDRSNPSFRTNEPGQQRNDRTNNARPDGNRQRNQRPDTSQSGSRDAGNRPRLENNRDSREPGNSDRGQRDNANPRREFSPRDTGGQERGFREQRPRTHRAVTDETALTLGSQSDEEFMTPTVISEDNAGNMQSAGESTVPMNEVQSPETPSETPQGLPQPQPQPPVQQATRDAQEYQNRIRRQYNQHIREFDGIIDNEGVLEIMQDGGYGFLRSADYNYLASPDDIYVSPSQIKLFGLKTGDTVRGAIRPPKEGEKYFALLRVSTVNGKTTEEIRDRIPFEYLTPLFPEEQLHLSNRPENFSSRILDLFAPIGKGQRGMIVAQPKTGKTVLLKEIANAITKNHPEVYLIVLLIDERPEEVTDMARSVNAEVISSTFDEQADRHVKVSSMVLEKAKRMVECGHDVVILLDSITRLARAYNTVVPSSGKILSGGVDANALHRPKRFFGAARNVENGGSLTIIATALIDTGSKMDEVIFEEFKGTGNMELQLDRKLANKRVYPAVDVLASGTRREDLLLDKETLQRVWILRKHMADMNPMETMDFLLERMRGTRNNEEFLISMNR
- a CDS encoding 7TM-DISM domain-containing protein, giving the protein MSVYDLDTSRFQLSRTEQPNFATDGLVHWLTFSCQNVDTQSRQLTVEVDIVYADEMSFYVLKNGKIIQQIEHYSWQTPLWSREVPSRYFAFPLELKPGESVRAYIRAQEKNGTLITPISVWDRTAFDIRATKETTAFLVSATILIFVGLVGLLVFIFLRNTLWLFYAIHAIGTAMYDLTAEGFLAHYAPAPFNALKSYAIGVSLSWLANLLFTKQYIYKPIKRLPNWLLRTHYSLVALLAIWLFLLIVNPFTNAMAEISLFINGLIPVFVFLSLLISKQRGSKEAALYLVAIVPLLFIVFIRVLASSNLITAQNWHYYFRYYAPLFEIIVLGIGTIRQAINERETILLQLNIIQQEVIITQDTERQRIAADLHDDLGGVIATINHQLELSLQSNSVNELHQTIQGIRKITAKASDKIRSIAHNLMPPDFERQGLVGSVQQLMNSLNDARFRFSTFGAPKRLAPEIELNAYRIVSELVHNAQKHAQAQQVQVQLLFHTDNLTLMVEDDGIGNQSAKNNTQQTGIGLKNISSRVNYLNARWQTDTSEQGTTTLVEIPYEFVSGKNPDRR
- the lptC gene encoding LPS export ABC transporter periplasmic protein LptC, which codes for MNLSRLLVVLPIFLLSVWLSGCGEPKTGKKVEPYQGPIEEINDVRLLYSEAAKLKVKLTTAKQYRYLNDNRKYPKPVNIIFYGPGGEEVTTLVSDSGRYDKAKDLYTVMGHVVVVNKQKQEKLLTSELNWNPVTKKVFTDKHVAVISQLSGEKLYGLGLDANQDFSQYSIRKPTGVFNMEGGPGI
- a CDS encoding SCO family protein is translated as MLKQKSTIAFLKRLRLWPNLNAWIVLSGLTILGWSCTSSGDKLPILGQRKAVLKTVDGKLVTDSVYHTIPDFNFLSQYGDTVTAKTFANKIYVADFFFTSCPTICPKMKVQLKRVYEKYKNNPDVALLSHSIDPEHDTVPVLKEFADNLGITGRQWLFVTGDREKIYDIGQNSYMVTAQQDSSAVGGVVHSGAFILIDKDKHIRGLYDGTTEAGVGKLMNDMDRLLAEYKQ
- a CDS encoding type III pantothenate kinase, which translates into the protein MNLVIDWGNSSLKVGWFDDDTLLETRHYEKVQDLMAELALRNTTNKSLAHILVSSTSRSATDIQAQLIRADCEVWVLDSGSPVPIYKDYDTPHTLGTDRIAAAVGATALFPEQDCLVIDLGTCMTADLVVSGTVFRGGLISPGLRMRFRAMHEQTARLPLVDLAEDWPVLTARTTRDAMQSGVMNGMLFEINGLIDQYRLEYPNLVILVCGGDAPVFESRLKQPIFAVPELVLVGLNRILRYNVENLHADKPGTMY
- a CDS encoding viral A-type inclusion protein gives rise to the protein MLKPILQLVGIFSLAFLWVACNQSDEETVRQAENDVFAIHDDIMPLIDDVMKMRKVVKARIASLDSAKATGTATLRLDEERDQAQRIVRDLNVADSLMMRWMDQYKNDTIASLSTKDALRYLDQQKEQISDVKTKINNSLSEATTFMAKP